The proteins below are encoded in one region of Rhodopirellula islandica:
- a CDS encoding ArsR/SmtB family transcription factor, with protein sequence MNPQEASQCCGPIDDSLDAELFKALGEPTRLKLLSCLAKCGRPCSVTELAECCVVDLSVVSRHLSALEKAGVLTATKEGRTVFYAVRYKHLTDSFRTLAKAFEGCRPKRNTKKASP encoded by the coding sequence ATGAATCCACAAGAAGCCTCTCAGTGCTGCGGGCCGATCGATGACTCGCTCGACGCGGAACTGTTCAAAGCGCTTGGTGAACCGACGCGGTTGAAACTGCTTTCGTGTTTGGCCAAGTGCGGAAGGCCATGCTCGGTCACCGAACTCGCGGAATGCTGCGTGGTGGACTTGTCCGTGGTTTCACGCCACTTGAGTGCACTGGAAAAAGCCGGCGTCCTCACCGCCACCAAAGAAGGCCGCACGGTTTTCTATGCCGTGCGTTACAAGCACCTCACCGACTCCTTTCGCACCCTCGCGAAGGCATTTGAGGGATGCCGCCCCAAACGAAACACGAAAAAAGCTTCGCCTTGA